Below is a genomic region from Castanea sativa cultivar Marrone di Chiusa Pesio chromosome 2, ASM4071231v1.
CTAATTGTTGCTCAGCTCTATTTCTCTTCTCtacttatttagttatttatcatacaaaaatataagaataggaaaaaaaaaacccattgcAAAAAGTTAAAAGACTGTTTCTGTTGCAAAAAGTTATATACCTTCTGTAATGATGATACATAatagtattcttttttttcttttttcttttgagatcgaTACATAGTACATAGTATTCTTAAAATGGCTGTAATGAGCAACAGTATTTGTCACAATCAGCATAtttctttttactctttttttttttccacttggTTTGTTACTAGAAATGTAAACTTGTGCCATGAAAACGTGGAtgtgatatatatttttgttttggacaGATAATTTTGGGTTCATCATCCATGGCCCGCAGACAAATTTTGGCCGAGATGGGATATGAGTTTACAGTGATGGTAGAGTTATATTTGTGAAAACACTAGCTTTTTGTTATCTGTGATTAGAATGGAGCTTTAAAGGATTATTATATTGGCTTGAATTAGATTGCAGACATAGATGAGAAAGAGATTAGGAGGGAAAAGCCAGAAGATTTGGTAATGGCTCTAGCTGAAGCAAAGGTATTACTTATCAATTGTTAGATATATTTTGCTGTTGAATATTTGATGGATGCACGGTAAGCTAAGAAGCATGAACACCGACACGACACGGACATGACTTGGATACATTACGTGACATAGACATACagaaattcttgaaaaattaggacACGGCACAGTAGGaatacaataattaattaaatagtatgtttacatatatttaaaatttcaaaataaataaaaaattataaaaacatttctaaaatcaaatgatttaaattaaaaaaaaaaaccacccagCAACATTGAGGAAACACATGTAGGAGTGTCCCCAGCGCGTCCAACATGGACACATGTTTGACATTGACACACTAGGGATATTAGAGTGTCTGTAATTCTTAGACTGCAAGTAACACATGCTTCACTAGTGAATATTTTGATATACTTGATTCTTTCGGGTGAGCTTGTAGCATGTAACTAGGAATCGTAAAATTTACATATTGCAAACATTTAACTTGGTATTAATTTGATGCATTAGTATGCATACTTAATGATAAAACTATGTGAGACAGGCCATAGGTCACTTGTTTCCATGGGGATATCTATATGTCAGTCCAAGGTCTTAATTGGCCTTTGAACTATGATTGAggattttaaatattattatctGCAGACATGCTCTAAGGAAAGATAATATTAACTGTAAGAAACAAGATCCTTGATTCAAACTTATATGAGAATAACAATACTAGCATTGCAATTCAACTAGCTTAAACTTATAATTAAAGTTCAGCATTTGTGTTTGGGAGCAacttaaaaaatagaataactTCAAATAGAAGTTGGAATAAATTCTGGTGGGTTGTACAAAAGAGCAGAGAAAAACTTCTTTGGTGTATTTCAGCACTAAAATATCAATTCAGAGAGAGAGCAACTAGTCATTTTGAGCCTAAGTGTTTGATGTCAGCTTTTGTATACGTGATTACTCATTTGCTTGCTCCTGTAATTCTGTTTACATTTCTGTCCCATAGTTTCATCTTGGAAACATTATCTGTTCCCTCCTatgattctttgattttgattatatGGTTTGTCTTTTGAACTTCCATGATAAAACATCTTATTGAACCTTCTAATCTTGAATTTCTTCTTAGGCAGATGCCATTTTATCAAGGCTCCAACATACTAGTCAATTTGAGGAGGATGCTCATGCAACACTGTTAATTACTGCAGATACAGTATTCTTTGATTCCTATTTATTTACTGCAGATACTGGatattagtttataaaaattaaagtctGAAACTATCAGAGGAGATTAATTATCATTGATAATTTAACACATTtacgacatttttttttttgaaacatattagggtttcaattgggtTAGGTTTCTATTGGTCTCGTATTTTGAAGGTCTTGTTAGATATGAGAATGAAAATGCAAAAgctattacaaattttactaaaaaatgttCACAAATTGATGTGGCAATGCCATGAACTTCAACAACCTAAATAATGAatgtttaatttcttttttctttttttttattggtgataGTCAGTTTGTAAGCCTATAGTAAAAGttataatatctctaacattaataatgagaaaaaagTGCGCAAccactttaaaatatttttgggccttttataATGGGGGATGAGGCCTTTTTTATGAAGGGGTAGAAACTTTTTGTAGAGGGGGCCTTTGGCCTAGGCTTAAGTGACCTAGGCCTTGGGCTGGCCCTGCTGAGAAGATGATATGTTTCCAACCTATTCTCCCTTGGTATTCATGTAGTTTTTCCAAACCGCAAATTTACAGGTTCTTCATAGAAGATCTTGGTAAATATTTGACAATTGCATGATCCTAATTGCTAACCACCCAATCAATTAATAGTCAGACACAGTGGTCGCTTTTAGTGATTATAATCTTCTTATAAACATAATCCACTAgaccatcttctcaaatttcaaTACGTAATGGCTTCCAAGTTATGAGGATCAGAGGATGTACAACAATTCAGGCAGTTAATTGTTCCTAGATACCATGCACAAGTGCCCCTCGCTTTTTTGTAGATTTTTCCATACTTTATATAGGCATTAGCTTGCTGGGTTTTGGGCTTGcatgtttttctcatttctcaCAGCTTATACATCCTTTGCAATTATGATTATGAAGTGTAGCCTACTATTAATAgaacattttttccttttctattgGTTGGTATGTAGAGCTTATTGAAGGTTATTTCTTATTGCTCCATCTAATTGATTTTGAGGTGGTGGTGTATGAAGGGATAATCCGGGAAAAACCATCCAGCAAGGAAGAAGCACGGGAGTTTATCAAAGGTTTGCTTAATGGGCTTCACTCTCACCTTTTCTCTAAACTTAAGCTGAATTTGACTGTCACTTCCCTCTGGGTTGCAGGATATTCTGGTGGTCAAGCAGCAGTGGTAGGATCTGTTCTTGTAACCAATCTTAAGACTGGAAAAAGAAGAGGTGGATGGGAAAGAGCAGAGGTATTGCTTTCGAGCACTTATATCTTTTGCTTGCTCTTCCTGATCAGTGACAATTAGATGATTTCAAGCCCACCTGATCTTGGGACATgttaaaagtgcatttattttaaatatgaataTTCCATTGCTATTGgttgataaataataaaattttattgaaagagaagattacttcatgttcatgatgatgaacacgaagtatttgaaaatttccatttccatttccatttccattgGTACTCCTTACCATATTTTGTTCCAATTATTTTCATCCTATCTACCTTGATACATGTTAAAACTAAGAGGGTTAGGCATATGTGATCAGCCTCCTTTATCTAGGGGAATAGGAAGTGTCACTCACccttggaggagagagagagaagaaaaatactttcttttttttttgaagttctaACATCATGAtgcttccttctttttttggtaatgaGAGGATCTGAATTGAGAATTTTTGTTACCTTGAGAAGATAGCTCTATAATTATCCCTAGAAGACTGATATTTGTGTTTGTGGTGATACAggtttatttttataacataCCAGATGACATAATTGATATGCTGGTATAATTCATAATATCCATATTATTTTTGCTATCAGATTTTTTTGCcagacaacttttttttttttttttcctgctattGTTATGGACTTCTTTCTTAATGGATGAGGTGTGCTCAGATTGAGGAGGCAGTTACGCTCAATGCTGCTGGGGGTTTGATGCTGGAACATCCACTGACATCGCCTTTTGTGGAAGCAGTGGTCAGTTGAGCTCTTTCTCTGTCTCTAGCTCtcctttacacacacacacacacactcacttGCACATGCATGCACAGACTTCGTTCGGAACATCTGTTTTTAGGCATCACACAACTTTGGATGCCAAGTGACTCATGAACCAGGCTATTCTATGCTTTTTGGCACCTAAGCCACTCCTAAGAACATACCAGACCAGTGGTTCCTATCCCCAGTGAAAAACCTTCTTCCTTTTGCTCTGTCagagatttttaaatttgtgttttttattcgTCGTGTGTTCTCCTCAAGTCAACAAACAAATGGAGCTATGCTCTCTCATTTATCATGCATTGGCACCTCTATCTAACGTTCTTGGTTTGCTCTATCAGGAGGCTTAAAGTTTTGAATTTCTGAGTTGATTATAATATGCAACTGTGCAAGGGGTTTGATGCCTTAAATTATTTCCCCTTGCCAAATGCTAGGAGTTGAGACTTGCCTTTCTGCAATTCTTCTGAGATTAACTCAGGATTGACGTTTGGCAGGTAGGGACAACTGATACCGTGATGGGACTTCCTAAAGCTCTCACAGAAAAAGTCATACTGGAAGCCCTATAACTTGGGGTGGTTGTAGCAATGTAGTTCTATACTAAATTTCTTGCTTGCTGGAGCTGAATCTGTTACATGTTCAACCAtcatttcaaacttcaaagttgTGGGCTTCAATCCCATTCTGCTAGTCAACTGCAGATCGTTTGGCCATCAATTTTTAGCCGAAGTTCTATTTGAATTTTCAACTGGAAGTCTGGAACGCATTGGCTTTACTATCACCCCATTACAAACCCTTCATATCATGTATACTTCtacataataaaagttgggtttaTAAATCATAACTTCATTGAGTGGATAGCATCACCAATTGTCATGTGTACTGTAACTTTTACTGTTATTGTAGTCCTTCAACTGAAAGATTTCTAAAAAGacttctaaaaagaaaaattgttctcacttctcaattaaaaagaaatcattGGATAATGGACACAACTTAATTATAAGGTACATCCTCTAGGTATGTTATCTCTTTGTTCTAATCATATCTAAAATTTAGTCTAttccatccaaaaaaaatagtctactactacaaacttttttttaaaaaagttcatAATGGATACAAATTAATTACCTATAAggtatatcattttttttttaaatagtgaaaaaaaaaaatatatatatatatatatatatatggttataAAAGGACGACgaccggaaaaaaaaaaaaaaaaaaaaaaggttaactttttaacttttgttctTGGTCATCAATAGGTATTACATCTTGTGCAATAACCTAGCTATTGCATGAGATTTagatcttgatttcttcaaatAACATGAACCATGTAAAGTTTTGAGTGTAACACTTAACTCATGTGAGATTGATTTATGTGTAAACCGTTAATTAAGTCATATTTCATTCATTAAAGCTTTTGAGTGTAATATAAAATTCCTTGTGGTTTTGTTTTACATGgaatttaaaattgtattttcccataaatcaaaacaaaagagGGGATTTGtattatactaaaaaatattaaaatattacatGCGACACAATCAACGATTTACACATAAAATAATAGCATAGGAACAATGGAGTAGCCAAGGAGGGAACAAGAGAGGCAGTTGACCCCCTCACCCTgacaaaaaaaatccttatttcTAGTACTAGAGTTATTgaatttcttctcaaaaaaagaaagaattattgaatttctttttaGCTCTTTGCACTCGTCTACAACATAATcgcttaaaattttcatataatgatttgcttcaaagaaaatattatagaaataaaatgttaaataatatttaaacaatcaAGATAACAGTACAATATCCCAAGTTACTTAGAATGATCTTACTTGTTTTATTTCTATAGCCCTAGAACTAAGTAGATACTTTGTTGCCACTTAGCAAGAGACTTGTAGTTCAATTATTAGTAGCAATGTTTGttactttcataaaaaaaataaaataaaaaaaaagagtaaaatataCTCCATATCataacaatcaaattataaaatttaaataaatagaagaagTGGATAGTtattcaggaaaaaaagaaaagaaaaaaaggatagTTATTCAGACCCTAGAACACCCTAAGCACTTGGTCGGATTACGAGCCCCTACAACCAAACAGGGGGACAAATATTAGACATGAGGAATGAATGAAAACAAAGTAAAAACAACAGTAGTGGGTCGTAATTTTCGTTTCCGGTGCACGAACGACGACGTACTCGGCTCTGATCTGGTACGTTGAAGACTACTCAGGTGtgctttctctatctctctctctctctctctctctactttccAATTGCTTATCCTATGAAATCATGGCCGTTTGATCCGAACGAGGAGCTACATAATTGTCTTCTGATTTTTAGTTCATGACTAGGCTGATTTGATAACCAACTACAGTTTTAGGAACATAGTTTTTAAAACAAGCctaataaaaatttctttttgtataaataGTATTGTTCACATTACATAAATCTCCCAGAATTTTAGAGTGatataaaaaccaaaataatatctAAAGTTTCTCAATGGATATGCTTATGTTTATAGATTGATGGGTAAGGAATAATGTAATAGAATGAAAGTTGATAATGCAATTTTTTGGATTATGAGGGATTCAGTTCTAATAAAGGTGTGTGGATTGTTGGGAAGtcgtttttgctttttttttttttttttggctaaagaaTTGGGTGTGAATGAAGCTGAAGCCAATGGGAATGGCTTGAAGTTTGGGGTTTTGTTGCTGTTTATGTTGGGGATGTATTTGATTAttactttttaagaattttggaCTTGAATTGTTGATTTCAAAGGTGGTAGTTTTAGTGTGAATTATGATGGGGTTTTGAGTATGGATTAGGAACTAAGGCATGTATAAGCACGTAGCCGTGAAGGCCGAATGAATCAATCCACATACTCACcctaagtaaatttttttgctgtGGCTGAGTTGAATACATCATGGTTATTAAATCTGTGTGTAGTTTTTTGATGCTGAGAATAAATGGGAAAGGAAATGGAAATTTAggatttccttcttttttttcataaaagggtgttttttggggggggggggggagaggggttttttttcctacaaatttTGGGTGCTTAAACAGGGCATTAACTATTTGGTGTTGGAGTGATGCTAAATTGGATGCCAAGATACAGTAATAAAAGAGatacttaccaaaaaataaaatataaaagagatGAAATCAATTTTGATTAACTTCCAGCATTTTTGTGATGTGAGagtgaaattttctttgagagtaaatgaattttatcattttagctATCAAATAGAGCAATACAGCTTTAAATATGTATAAATGGAAGTCAAAGACCTTGAAGAAAGGTTCAAAACCatatgctctgtttgttttctGAGGAAGAGTTGGGAAAAGATATTGggtaataaataataatagaaatctAAATCAGTTTCTACGTTTTGAAATGAAATTATGCTAACTGGCTTTAGTAGTgatagaagataaaaaaaagaaggcttTGAAAGCTTAATGCACTTACTGTTTTACTTATTACTTCCtcttttagaaagaaaagatatGTTCCTTCAAGATTCCCACTTATCTTTTcttaataaagattttttaaatgctaaaacataaatattgcTTTGTAGGCTATAGTTTGTGGTTCCTTTGGCTAAtgcttttttgtttaaattttcttcACAACTGCCTCTTGTTTATCTCTCAGAATTGAGGTGATCGTTTCACTTTAATCTTAATGGAAGCCAAATTTTTTCGCTTTCTTAAGATTGTGGGTGTTGGGTACAAAGCCAGAGCTGAAGCTGAAGGACGTCTCTTATTTCTCAAATTGGGATACAGCCATGAGGTTGAACTGACTGTTCCTCCAGCAGTACGTGTGTTCTGCTTcaaaaacaatgtaatttgttgCACTGGAATTGACAAGCATAGAGTGCACCAGTTTGCTGCTGCTGTTCGTAGCTGTAAGCCACCCGAAGTGTACAAAGGCAAGGGtataatgtatgttgatgaagTTATCAAGAAGAAgcaaggaaagaaatcaaaatgaTCGCAAAGAGAATGATTGTGTTGGAGAATATTTGATAGTAACCCATGGTAGGACATAATATTGCCTCATTTTGCAAAGACGGGTTTGGCCCGAGTTCAAATCAAAGAATTGAGAATTCTTCCAGCCTGGTGCTTCTTGAACTAGTTTAAGAGCTTTGCAATATTGGATCCAACTTTCTATGAATCAGTTCGGAGACTTTGCTTCAATTCAAGACGTTATTATTactgtttttgttgttataatGAAACATCTCCATGTAATTTCGTAGGAAGAGTTTTCAAACTAATTCTTGATCCTATTGTCATTTAGGAGAGTAAAGAGACCCATCAATGACTAGCAAGAATGGTCAAACTGTGAACCATCTCTCTGGTTGTCTCCATTTggaaaagaacaaagtttctctccaaactagtttagagaaaaacccttcaaacttatcatatatcttttttttaggtgtggattttaaaaatctaacctttgaatttcatgttccttatgttcttaacatgcatatca
It encodes:
- the LOC142624135 gene encoding uncharacterized protein LOC142624135 isoform X2, with amino-acid sequence MATTNSSTFKIILGSSSMARRQILAEMGYEFTVMIADIDEKEIRREKPEDLVMALAEAKADAILSRLQHTSQFEEDAHATLLITADTVVVYEGIIREKPSSKEEAREFIKGYSGGQAAVVGSVLVTNLKTGKRRGGWERAEIEEAVTLNAAGGLMLEHPLTSPFVEAVVGTTDTVMGLPKALTEKVILEAL
- the LOC142624135 gene encoding uncharacterized protein LOC142624135 isoform X1, whose translation is MATTNSSTFKIILGSSSMARRQILAEMGYEFTVMIADIDEKEIRREKPEDLVMALAEAKADAILSRLQHTSQFEEDAHATLLITADTVVVYEGIIREKPSSKEEAREFIKGYSGGQAAVVGSVLVTNLKTGKRRGGWERAEVYFYNIPDDIIDMLIEEAVTLNAAGGLMLEHPLTSPFVEAVVGTTDTVMGLPKALTEKVILEAL
- the LOC142624022 gene encoding large ribosomal subunit protein uL6m-like, yielding MEAKFFRFLKIVGVGYKARAEAEGRLLFLKLGYSHEVELTVPPAVRVFCFKNNVICCTGIDKHRVHQFAAAVRSCKPPEVYKGKGIMYVDEVIKKKQGKKSK